In Brachypodium distachyon strain Bd21 chromosome 2, Brachypodium_distachyon_v3.0, whole genome shotgun sequence, one genomic interval encodes:
- the LOC100837160 gene encoding uncharacterized protein LOC100837160 isoform X1 yields MPTGTMKRLFVESSSSSGSGGGREPAAAAAVLCAPRPRRVQAQPCSADLILGPPPFLLNSSGNTRKQIEGNLHKTRGDEDEGWAMFGGSPPARVDNPLVHDPHFLLNQRAPASDLAVFDHHIRSSHHHIPTSYNSSSSSRDHSFAPSYAPAVRIQGFDVASCRGSHNSSNSNGRVLSARA; encoded by the exons ATGCCGACGGGAACGATGAAGAGGCTGTTCGTtgagtcgtcgtcgtcgtccggaAGCGGCGGGGGgagggagccggcggcggcggcggcggtgctgtgcgcgccgcgcccgcggAGGGTCCAGGCCCAGCCCTGCAGCGCCGACCTCATCCTTGGCCCTCCGCCCTTCCTCCTCAACTCCTCCGGCAACACCAGAAAG CAGATAGAAGGGAATCTTCACAAGACGCGtggggacgaggacgagggCTGGGCGATGTTCGGcgggtcgccgccggcgcgggtgGACAACCCGCTCGTCCACGACCCGCACTTCCTCCTCAACCAGCGGGCCCCGGCCTCGGATCTCGCCGTTTTTGACCACCACATCCGCAGCAGCCACCACCACATCCCTACTTCCTataacagcagcagcagcagcagagaccACAGTTTTGCCCCGTCGTACGCGCCGGCGGTGAGGATCCAGGGCTTCGACGTCGCCTCCTGCCGGGGCTCccacaacagcagcaacagcaacggcCGCGTGCTCTCCGCCCGCGCCTGA
- the LOC104583369 gene encoding uncharacterized protein LOC104583369 — MAAAAPSSAGLSLWAGFVEESLILPGRNPGLFLRAVALIFAHTFVFLSLAVRSAHPAAAALLSLTATGAPPPPSWSRYALLEDDEGDYYPEATSGKVLYHGKTLLLFYLAYVGSKLATQAAVALAASATARFPGRPLVVIVVRGPRLLATAAFLAAAELASTALLAACVAAWWWACSGNGAVASFVSGVLLFVLLLGALARLCLAAAVPVAIAATAASSSEPEVGGGGASDLRRAWRLMSARKQEAAVLVGAASLLPLVVYPVYAIALVWGPGDSVWELLGMLPGYLFPSVTVQLYSAVAAAVFYHRFSHHAAIPFTTTKAILI; from the coding sequence atggccgctgcaGCTCCAAGCTCCGCGGGCCTGTCTCTATGGGCCGGCTTCGTGGAGGAATCCCTGATCCTGCCGGGCCGGAACCCGGGGCTGTTCCTGCGGGCCGTGGCGCTCATCTTCGCCCAcaccttcgtcttcctctccctcgccgtccgCTCCGcgcaccccgccgccgccgccctcctctccctgaCCGCGacgggcgcgccgccgccgccctcctggAGCCGCTACGCGCTCCTCGAGGACGACGAAGGAGACTACTACCCGGAGGCGACCAGCGGCAAGGTTCTGTACCACGGCAAGACGCTGCTCCTCTTCTACCTCGCGTACGTGGGCAGCAAGCTCGCCACGCAGGCCGccgtcgcgctcgccgcctccgccacggCGCGGTTTCCCGGGAGGCCCCTCGTGGTCATCGTCGTCCGCGggccccgcctcctcgccaccgccgccttcctcgccgccgcggagctcgcCTCCACGGCGCTCCTCGCCGCGTGCGTCGCGGCCTGGTGGTGGGCGTGCTCCGGCAATGGCGCCGTGGCGTCGTTCGTCTCCGGCGTCCTGCTgttcgtcctcctcctcggggcCCTCGCCCGCCTCTGCCTCGCCGCGGCCGTCCCCGTGGccatcgccgccaccgccgcatcGTCGTCAGAGCCggaagtcggcggcggcggcgcaagcgATCTGCGGCGGGCGTGGCGGCTGATGTCCGCGAGGAAGCAGGAGGCCGCCGTGCTGGTGGGCGCGGCGAGCCTGCTGCCTCTCGTCGTGTACCCGGTGTACGCTATCGCTCTCGTCTGGGGGCCGGGGGACTCCGTGTGGGAGCTGCTGGGAATGCTGCCCGGGTACCTCTTCCCTTCCGTCACCGTGCAGCTCTActccgccgtggccgccgccgtcttctacCACCGGTTCAGCCATCACGCTGCCATTCCGTTCACCACCACGAAAGCTATACTTATCTAG
- the LOC104583368 gene encoding uncharacterized protein LOC104583368: MAAATAAAAAAAGGLSPWASFVEESLIMPGRNPGLFLRLVALLFAHTFVFLSLAVRSAHPAILSLLSLQTDPRPRRRFNGFGRDRYSDYYYPSATGGGDEVMEHGRTLLLVYLAYLASKLAAQAAVALAASALARGGRPSALRGRIGSLAATAAFLAALELASTALLAACLASWWATTYDSTAMAASFVSGALLFVLLCVAVPARLSLAAAVPMAMAAVASSAPDVLGGPSALRRAWRLMAARERRKEAAVLVAAAGLLPVVAYPVYAFALACEPGPRDSVFVLLAMLPGYLFPSVAVQLYSTVAAAVFYHRFGGPHEPAAAIPLTTATKAIAS, encoded by the coding sequence atggccgccgccaccgcagcagcagcagcagcggcgggggGTTTGTCCCCGTGGGCGAGCTTCGTGGAGGAATCCCTGATCATGCCGGGGCGGAACCCGGGGCTGTTCCTGCGGCTCGTCGCGCTCCTCTTCGCCCAcaccttcgtcttcctctccctcgccgtccgCTCCGCGCACCCCGccatcctctccctcctctcgcTCCAAACGGACCCGCGGCCGCGGAGGAGATTCAACGGCTTCGGCCGCGACCGCTACTCCGACTACTACTACCCGtcggcgaccggcggcggcgacgaggttATGGAGCATGGCAGGACGCTGCTCCTCGTCTACCTCGCGTACCTCGCCAGCAAGCTCGCCGCGCAGGCCGccgtcgcgctcgccgcctccgccctggcgcgcggcggcaggccTTCCGCCCTCCGCGGCAGGATCGGgagcctcgccgccaccgccgccttcctcgccgccctcGAGCTCGCATCCACGGCGCTCCTGGCCGCGTGCCTCGCGTCCTGGTGGGCCACGACCTACGACAGCACCGCCATGGCGGCTTCCTTCGTCTCGGGAGCCCTGCTGTTCGTGCTCCTCTGCGTCGCCGTCCCCGCccgcctctccctcgccgcggccgtcccgatggccatggccgccgtggCTTCGTCCGCGCCGGACGTCCTCGGCGGGCCGAGCGCTCTGCGGCGGGCGTGGCGGCTGATGGccgcgagggagaggagaaaggAAGCCGCCGTGCtggtggccgcggcggggctgcTGCCTGTCGTGGCATACCCGGTGTACGCGTTCGCGCTCGCCTGCGAGCCGGGGCCGCGGGACTCCGTGTTTGTGCTGCTGGCCATGCTGCCCGGGTATCTCTTCCCTTCCGTCGCCGTGCAGCTCTACTccaccgtggccgccgccgtcttctacCACCGGTTCGGCGGCCCTCACGAGCCTGCTGCTGCCATTCCCTTGACCACCGCCACGAAAGccatagctagctag
- the LOC100837160 gene encoding uncharacterized protein LOC100837160 isoform X2, whose product MPTGTMKRLFVESSSSSGSGGGREPAAAAAVLCAPRPRRVQAQPCSADLILGPPPFLLNSSGNTRKIEGNLHKTRGDEDEGWAMFGGSPPARVDNPLVHDPHFLLNQRAPASDLAVFDHHIRSSHHHIPTSYNSSSSSRDHSFAPSYAPAVRIQGFDVASCRGSHNSSNSNGRVLSARA is encoded by the exons ATGCCGACGGGAACGATGAAGAGGCTGTTCGTtgagtcgtcgtcgtcgtccggaAGCGGCGGGGGgagggagccggcggcggcggcggcggtgctgtgcgcgccgcgcccgcggAGGGTCCAGGCCCAGCCCTGCAGCGCCGACCTCATCCTTGGCCCTCCGCCCTTCCTCCTCAACTCCTCCGGCAACACCAGAAAG ATAGAAGGGAATCTTCACAAGACGCGtggggacgaggacgagggCTGGGCGATGTTCGGcgggtcgccgccggcgcgggtgGACAACCCGCTCGTCCACGACCCGCACTTCCTCCTCAACCAGCGGGCCCCGGCCTCGGATCTCGCCGTTTTTGACCACCACATCCGCAGCAGCCACCACCACATCCCTACTTCCTataacagcagcagcagcagcagagaccACAGTTTTGCCCCGTCGTACGCGCCGGCGGTGAGGATCCAGGGCTTCGACGTCGCCTCCTGCCGGGGCTCccacaacagcagcaacagcaacggcCGCGTGCTCTCCGCCCGCGCCTGA